From Miscanthus floridulus cultivar M001 chromosome 15, ASM1932011v1, whole genome shotgun sequence, the proteins below share one genomic window:
- the LOC136509300 gene encoding GDSL esterase/lipase At2g42990-like, giving the protein MSSFQRYLPCLILLLLHGGRGGAVAGKKVPAIIVFGDSSVDTGNNNFIPTIARSNFWPYGRDYANGLPTGRFSNGRLATDFISEAFGLPPSIPAYLDEKCTIDQLATGVSFASAATGLDNATAGVLSVLTLGEQLAYFNEYTDRLKIAKGEAAAKEIISEALYIWSIGTNDFIENYYNLPERRMQYTLGEYEAYLLGLAEAAIRRVHALGGRKMDFTGLTPMGCLPAERIGNRGDPGACNEQYNAVARTFNAKLQKLVVKLNEELLGLQLVFADTYQVLANVVKKPADYGFDNAVQGCCGTGLFEAGYFCSFSTSTLCKNANKYVFFDAIHPTEKMYRLLADTVINTTLHVFM; this is encoded by the exons ATGTCGTCATTCCAGAGGTACTTGCCGTGCTTGATCTTGTTGTTGCTGCACGGAGGACGAGGAGGTGCGGTGGCCGGGAAGAAGGTGCCGGCAATCATCGTGTTCGGCGACTCTTCCGTGGACACCGGCAACAACAATTTCATCCCGACCATCGCGCGGAGCAACTTCTGGCCGTACGGCCGCGACTACGCCAATGGCCTCCCCACGGGCCGGTTCTCCAATGGACGCCTCGCTACCGACTTCATCTCCGAGGCCTTCGGCCTGCCGCCCTCCATCCCCGCCTACCTCGACGAAAAATGCACCATCGACCAGCTCGCCACCGGAGTCTCCTTCGCCTCCGCTGCCACAGGCCTCGACAACGCCACGGCCGGCGTCTTG TCCGTGCTCACGCTGGGTGAGCAGCTCGCCTACTTCAACGAGTACACGGACCGCCTCAAGATCGCCAAGGGCGAGGCGGCGGCCAAGGAGATCATCAGCGAAGCGCTCTACATCTGGAGCATCGGCACCAACGACTTCATCGAGAACTACTACAACTTACCCGAGCGGAGGATGCAGTACACGCTAGGCGAGTACGAGGCCTACCTGCTGGGACTCGCCGAGGCCGCCATCCGCCGCGTGCACGCGCTCGGCGGCCGCAAGATGGACTTCACGGGGCTCACGCCCATGGGCTGCCTCCCCGCCGAGCGGATCGGCAACCGTGGCGACCCCGGGGCGTGCAACGAGCAGTACAACGCTGTTGCCAGGACCTTCAACGCCAAGCTGCAGAAGCTCGTCGTCAAGCTCAACGAGGAACTGCTGGGACTGCAGCTCGTCTTCGCCGACACGTACCAGGTCCTCGCCAACGTCGTCAAGAAGCCGGCCGACTATG GATTTGACAATGCTGTGCAAGGTTGTTGCGGTACGGGGCTTTTTGAGGCAGGTTACTTTTGCAGCTTCAGCACCTCAACGCTATGCAAAAATGCCAACAAGTATGTGTTCTTTGATGCAATCCATCCCACAGAGAAGATGTACAGATTGCTCGCTGATACAGTCATCAACACCACGTTGCATGTATTCATGTGA